The proteins below are encoded in one region of Rhododendron vialii isolate Sample 1 chromosome 7a, ASM3025357v1:
- the LOC131331847 gene encoding protein STAY-GREEN homolog, chloroplastic-like: protein MGWLINSLMLPSGLKPTFSLPHQKHQQSSRVICRRTVKPKIQKSFVPVARLFGPAIFQASKLKVLFPGVDEKQHPGNLPRTYTLTHSDITAKLTLAISQTINNSQLQGWYNRLYRDEVVAEWKKMKGKMSLHVHCHISGGHFLLALCAGLRYFIFCKELPVVLKAFVHGDGNLFNSYPELEESQVWVYFHSNIPKFNKVECWGPLREAGAPSDGPNGSTQLDKRQQENPSSNWEVPKPCEEDCSCCFPPMSMMIPWPHDDHPSET from the exons ATGGGTTGGTTGATCAATTCCCTTATGCTTCCATCAGGGCTGAAGCCCACCTTCTCACTCCCTCACCAGAAACATCAACAGAGTTCTCGCGTAATCTGCAGAAGAACAGTCAAACCCAAGATCCAGAAATCTTTTGTCCCT GTGGCGAGGTTATTTGGGCCAGCTATATTTCAAGCTTCGAAGCTGAAGGTTCTATTCCCGGGAGTGGATGAGAAGCAGCATCCAGGGAACCTTCCTAGAACTTACACACTCACTCATAGCGATATAACCGCTAAGCTCACTCTTGCCATCTCTCAAACCATTAACAACTCCCAG TTACAGGGGTGGTATAATAGGCTCTATAGGGATGAAGTGGTTGCAGAgtggaagaagatgaagggAAAAATGTCTCTCCATGTTCACTGTCACATAAGTGGAGGCCATTTCCTGTTAGCTTTGTGTGCTGGGCTCAGATACTTCATCTTCTGCAAAGAACTCCCCGTG GTTTTGAAGGCCTTTGTTCATGGGGATGGAAACCTATTCAACAGCTATCCAGAATTAGAAGAATCTCAAGTTTGGGTATACTTTCACTCCAACATTCCAAAGTTCAACAAGGTGGAATGCTGGGGTCCTCTCAGGGAGGCTGGAGCACCTTCTGATGGGCCCAATGGATCCACCCAACTGGACAAAAGGCAGCAAGAAAATCCATCAAGCAACTGGGAAGTGCCAAAGCCATGTGAAGAGGACTGCAGCTGCTGTTTTCCTCCAATGAGTATGATGATTCCTTGGCCACATGATGACCACCCATCGGAGACCTAG
- the LOC131331851 gene encoding uncharacterized protein LOC131331851 has translation MASLFSLTLVLLSLTSSAKCELSQGFKSAQSLDLFIRDYSFHSHKNYFKTGTFHTVNLPANLSGITVNEAKFRCGSLRRYGAQAMQLHLPAGVIVYPCVERVMLVVQNLGLDWSYLYNDSYDLTGYQLVSPVLGLLAYNADNVTNSSKSLQVGILAPGKNPISLDFGNTTIIDNATGLIPLCASFGHDAKVTLSNQVGPNACAAFGDGHFGLVVESPLLPERRPGKVSGWKLVVGTSVGAALGAFLLCLLLIALFVKVKKKARIDEMERRAYEEEALQVTMVGHVRAHTASGTRTVPVIEHHYRPSPY, from the coding sequence AtggcctctcttttttccctcaCACTAGTACTCCTTTCACTAACTTCATCTGCAAAATGTGAATTATCCCAAGGGTTCAAATCAGCCCAGAGTCTTGATCTTTTCATCAGAGActactcattccactcccacaAGAATTACTTCAAGACAGGGACATTCCACACCGTAAATCTACCAGCAAATCTCTCCGGTATAACCGTGAACGAGGCAAAGTTTCGGTGCGGCAGCCTCAGGAGGTACGGAGCTCAAGCGATGCAGCTTCACTTGCCCGCCGGAGTGATTGTTTACCCTTGTGTAGAGAGAGTCATGTTAGTTGTGCAAAACCTCGGGCTCGACTGGTCTTATTTGTACAACGACAGCTACGATTTAACCGGGTACCAGCTGGTATCGCCCGTTTTAGGCCTGCTAGCTTATAATGCAGATAACGTGACGAACTCGAGTAAATCACTCCAGGTTGGGATTCTGGCTCCCGGGAAAAATCCCATTTCTCTCGATTTCGGAAATACCACCATCATTGACAATGCCACGGGTCTCATACCGTTGTGCGCCAGCTTCGGACACGACGCAAAAGTCACGCTGTCGAACCAGGTGGGGCCAAACGCTTGCGCGGCGTTCGGAGACGGTCACTTTGGGCTGGTGGTGGAGTCGCCTCTGCTGCCTGAGAGGAGGCCGGGCAAGGTGAGCGGGTGGAAGTTGGTGGTCGGGACGTCGGTTGGGGCCGCATTGGGGGCTTTTCTGCTGTGTTTGCTGCTGATTGCTTTGTTCGTGAAGGTGAAGAAGAAAGCGAGAATTGATGAGATGGAGAGGAGGGCTTATGAAGAGGAGGCTCTGCAGGTGACTATGGTGGGGCATGTGAGGGCTCATACCGCGTCGGGTACGAGGACGGTGCCGGTGATTGAGCATCACTATAGACCTTCTCCTTATTga
- the LOC131331845 gene encoding B-type cell cycle switch protein ccs52A-like has product MDNPAALLPSFDTQSSQQIKQTPNPLSLPPTPPPPPPHHHHRISPHYHPSPSRPIYSDRFIPSRSASNFALFDISPASDSPSDGREDASRAYKALLRTALFGPDSEIVPPATPVKGVTGRNFQVSPPSRNIFRYKTETRVSLQSLEPFGFDEELSGGVTHSIPVKPPRKVSRSPYKVLDAPALQDDFYLNLVDWSSHNVLAVGLGNCVYLWNACSSKVTKLCDLGNDDSVCSVGWAQRGTHLAVGTSNGKLQIWDASRCRRVRTMEGHRLRVGALAWSSSLLSSGSRDKSILQRDIRTQEDFVSKMTGHKSEVCGLKWSYDNRELASGGNDNRLFVWNQNSTQPVLKYCEHTAAVKAIAWSPHLHGLLASGGGTADKCIRFWNTTTNTHLSCMDTGSQVCNLAWSKNVNELVSTHGYSQNQIVVWRYPTMSKLATLTGHTYRVLYLAISPDGQTIVTGAGDETLRFWNVFPSPKSQNTDSEIGASSLGRTQIR; this is encoded by the exons ATGGACAATCCCGCGGCACTACTACCTTCATTCGACACGCAATCGTCACAACAGATCAAACAAACcccaaatcctctctctctacccccaacaccgccgccgcctcctccccaccaccaccaccgcatcTCTCCCCACTACCACCCATCCCCCTCCCGCCCCATCTACAGCGACCGCTTCATCCCCTCACGATCCGCCTCCAACTTCGCCCTCTTCGACATCTCCCCCGCCTCCGACTCCCCCTCCGACGGCCGCGAGGACGCCTCCCGGGCCTACAAGGCCCTCCTACGGACTGCATTGTTCGGCCCCGACTCCGAGATCGTTCCCCCCGCCACGCCCGTCAAGGGCGTCACGgggaggaattttcaagtgagtcCACCGAGCCGGAATATATTCCGGTACAAGACGGAGACTCGGGTTTCGTTGCAGTCGCTAGAGCCTTTCGGGTTTGATGAGGAGTTGAGCGGGGGTGTTACTCATAGTATCCCTGTTAAGCCTCCGAGGAAGGTTTCTAGGTCTCCTTATAAG GTATTGGATGCACCTGCTTTGCAAGATGATTTCTATCTGAATCTTGTTGACTGGTCTTCGCATAATGTATTGGCTGTTGGTTTGGGTAATTGCGTTTACCTATGGAATGCTTGTAGTAGCAAG GTGACAAAGTTGTGTGACTTGGGAAACGATGACAGTGTATGTTCAGTTGGTTGGGCTCAGCGTGGGACACATCTTGCTGTTGGCACCAGCAATGGAAAACTTCAG ATATGGGATGCCTCTCGCTGTCGGAGGGTGAGAACTATGGAAGGCCACAGACTACGTGTTGGGGCCCTAGCATGGAGTTCATCCCTTCTGTCTTCAGGAAGCCGGGATAAGAGTATTCTTCAACGAGATATACGCACTCAGGAGGATTTTGTTAGTAAGATGACTGGACACAAGTCAGAG GTTTGCGGGCTTAAGTGGTCTTACGATAACCGTGAGTTAGCTTCTGGGGGAAATGATAACCGG CTTTTCGTATGGAATCAAAACTCAACACAACCTGTGCTAAAATACTGCGAACATACAGCTGCTGTAAAAGCAATTGCATGGTCCCCTCATCTTCATGGGCTACTAGCTTCTGGAGGTGGTACTGCTGACAAATGCATTCGCTTCTGGAACACAACCACTAACACACATTTAAGCTGCATGGACACTGGCAGCCAG GTATGCAATCTTGCATGGTCTAAAAACGTCAATGAACTTGTCAGCACCCATGGATACTCGCAAAACCAAATAGTAGTCTGGAGATATCCTACAATGTCAAAG TTAGCCACACTGACCGGTCATACATACAGAGTTCTTTACCTTGCTATCTCACCAGATGGACAG ACAATTGTCACAGGTGCAGGGGATGAAACACTTAGGTTCTGGAATGTGTTCCCTTCACCTAAatctcaa AACACTGACAGTGAAATCGGAGCATCTTCTCTTGGAAGAACTCAGATACGGTGA